The following proteins are encoded in a genomic region of Arachis stenosperma cultivar V10309 chromosome 4, arast.V10309.gnm1.PFL2, whole genome shotgun sequence:
- the LOC130976313 gene encoding uncharacterized protein LOC130976313 codes for MDEEEQGKGDYQTKIQFLIVEMSRVTDIDTSVIHALEELHRSLEKRDVEGPRVKLKNVSWAITTLALKRTAAPVLSEELDPMLHLSLLTQVICVVLFTKERMTMTQIVGLLLVEKDL; via the exons ATGGATGAAGAAGAACAAGGTAAAGGAGACTACCAAACAAAAATCCAGTTTTTGATTGTTGAAATGTCTC GCGTTACTGACATAGACACCAGTGTCATCCATGCCCTTGAAGAGTTACATAGAAGTCTTGAGAAGAGAGATGTTGAG GGGCCAAGAGTCAAACTAAAGAATGTATCATGGGCCATCACAACCTTAGCTTTGAAGCGAACTGCAG CTCCTGTTTTGAGTGAAGAATTGGACCCCATGTTACACCTGTCACTATTAACCCAAGTGATTTGCGTGGTTCTTTTCACAAAGGAAAGGATGACAATGACACAAATTGTTGGACTTCTCCTAGTGGAAAAGGATTTATGA